The window TTTCTTGTAGACTTAATGGATAAGgtactttatataaattatattctaTACTTGAGGAGGTTTGGATTCATGATGCTTTATTAGAGATTTATACCTGGAAGATGATACTAGTTCCAATTCGATTTTGGcattattgatgatatgagttctaaTTCAAGTCCAACAAATGATGATATAAGTCTCGATTTAAGTCCAGCAATGAGAGGTTATTTATAATGGTTATAAAACtggtttgattttattatttatgatatgGAAGGATCCATGGTATGATTTTGAGATATGGCTAATTAGTATAACTTCAGCTATTATTCTCTTTGATTGCACCCTTTGGGCTTGTGAGGGCCCGTGTTGGATTATTTACTGTATTGCCCTTACTGGATTATGGGGGATAGTTTTTTAGTGAtagttatgttttttatttattattattgtttcgattatttatttacaatatttggagcattattccaGATTTTTCTTCTTACCTTAACTTATTTATCTCGCATTTTTATAATACTTATATTATCGCttagctcagtcgaccgatgatgctTACTAAGTACtcatggctttggtactcatactacacttctgtacctttttggtgcagatccaagtatTAGTTGTCGTTGTTGATGCTGTGATTGTGCTGATTAGAGTTCGAAGACAGGGTGAGCTCTCGGATCTAGAGTTTACCTTTTCTCATTCTTCTATTTTTGTTGTATCTTTCCATTTTTGAATTGATGAATATTTACCTTGATCATACTTATATTCTTTTGGATTAGaggctcttgtactgatactactaGGACATGGGATATggttactaggtcatgggatatgGTTATTTGTCTTATTTCTCTTCTGTCTCATTACTACTTTATGATTTATTGTTTGTAAGCCTTTAGTTACATATTTTCggtatttacattattttttcatcaaattagcCGATTGCATACAGCTCCGGGTAATgatttgacttacctactggtgggataaagtaggtgtcatcatgactcgaaAATTGAATTGtgacaaaaataaatattgaatacaAGAATATAAACTATTCAAAGGAAGGGaaaatacaaaagaagaaaaggatgaTTCCCTTTTCATCAGAACCCTAAAATGGAACTTCTCATCTTGTTAGGTAGGGCCCTCTATTCCTTTCTCTCTTCTAAGAAGGCTCTTTTATGTGTCATAAAATTAGACCTATGTCATATTCTGAAAAGACTAAACACTAATTCTAAGAATGCTACTTTAGTACCACATGACTGAGACATGACTGAGCTCTAGCATTGGGCTCGAGGATGGCTATTGATTTTCCCAAGGTCCATTGTGAGGTCGCTACAGCTAGAAACTGATTTGTTTCCAAAGAGATACTGGGAGTTATCAAGTTATAAAGCGACTTCAATTGTATTAAGGCAATACTTTCTCCAAGTCATGTTGGATACTATGATCGCAAGATTCTTTCAAGccgaggcaaaaaggagcagCGTCTCTCTGGTTTGGCTTCGACCATGTGTCATAGTCTGGTTCATCCACTTGCCAACCGTGAATTTCACTTGTACAATTAATATTATCTACATTATCTGCTCGTGTGAGTATTGTTTTGAAACTTAAACTCTATTGGCAATCCATTAAGTATTGTAGTAATGTCCATCCATCCCAACTTTTAAAAGAGAATAGGTGTTGTAGTACTCTCAAAATTACCATTGAGTTACCACAAGGTCCAACaacaacccaaaaaaaaaaaaaaaaaaaaaaagagttacaaGCCACAAGGTAACAATAAGGTGACGTGCAAAAAGCAACCAGTTAGCGTTGTTTGAGGGTACACAACAATGATGATATGCAATGTGTGGGTGTCAGCATGTATATAAGCAAAGGCCATCCAAGCCTGTAGTCTTTGTTTCTCTTGAAAGACACCTCATCATCTTCCCTTGGGTTCCAccctttatatgtattttttatctaAATAAATAATACTTCTATAATAATTCTATCTATATTTCTCCCCTTGAATATTGAAATTCACTTCGCATCAAATCACCTATTTTCTTGCTTATATCGTTATccagaaagtaaaataaaataatataatcatagcAGATTATCCCTTGATCATCACTCTTTTGATCTGATACCCACTTGGTTACACATCTTGTTTGATCACAATTGTATAGATTGCAAAAATTCACATGGGTTTTGAGGAATCTTTGATCCTCTTTGTCATGTAataatttttgtgttttgttaATTTGATGTTTCTTGGATCTTGATGATTAAAATGTACAAGACTTTGAGAGTTACCCATATATAGTTGTTACATAATTCTCACTTGTGTATTGATTTGGATGATGAATTGAACTTGTAGTAGGATCTTCTGATGATCTTTAGACCTTTGGCACAATAAAGATCGAAACTTTATTGTGTCAGATTGACCCCTTAAGTGATTGATCATCTATTTTTATTGATGGGTTTTCTTTTAGGGGTGGAATATCCTATGTTGAAGGATTGGTATTTTGGCATCCTTCAGGTTGTAGTAATCTTTGGCTTTCTGTATCTGTAACCTTTTGAGTTGGGTTTCTTACAGAATTTGTCTATGTTGCTTGTTGCTGTAAATTACTGTACCGCTTGAGTTTTATGGTTTCTTGAATTTGAACATTATTTGATAGGATCATAGGCTTGAGTTATTgagttattaattttctttttctggaTATAATCTGTAGGACCAATCTCTAATGTTGACTGTTGAGTGATGATGGTTTCTATTGCTTTGTAGGTCTGAAGCTTGAAATTTGTGATCAGCTTCcaatttaaggtaaaaattcttAACAATAAGATTCTTGCATTGGTACTTGCTAAAATGGAAACTTTTAGTTTTGAGTGTAATTTGGTTTCATATGTATTTTCATTTTGGGTTTTATAGTGATTTAGAAACCTCGCATTGCCTAATTTGGGCACTGCATAATCTAGCAGTGCCCATGGACGCCTCGACGAGTGGAACTTCCAGTGTTCAATACCATAACATTGCTGAACAACCGATTGCTACTATTGTAACCTCCCCTGTCTCGACATTTCAAAGACAAGTGCGGCACTGCTTTGGGAATGAGACTCCTGGCGAATTCCCATTGTCAGCCAACCCATCTATCGTTCTTCATGTGCTTACTGGATGTAATTTGGATCCACAGGACCTTTCAACTCTAGAGGCAAGTGTTTATTTACTCGGTCTTGTACATATTAACTCATTAATTTGGCTTAGAATTGATGGTGCTGCTGATTTCCTTTATAATGTGTCTTGCAGGCTACATGCTCTTTCTTTCGGCAGCCTGCAAACTTTGCACCTGATAATGAGCTCTCTTTAGCAGAGCTGGCAGCTCTTGATATGTGCCGAAAAAGAGCTATATTTAAGCCAATGACTCTGGAGCAACGTCAAGATCTGAAGGAAAGATGTGGGGGCTCCTGGAAGCTTGTTCTAAGATTCCTGCTAGCTGGAGAAGCATGTTCCAGGCGGGAAAAATCACAAGCAGTAGCTGGCCCTGGTCATAGTGTCGCTGTGAGTTCAAAAGGAGTTGTGTACTCATTTGGGTCTAACAGCTCAGGGCAGCTTGGAAATGGAACCATAGAGGAGGAATGGCGACCTCACCCAATTAGGTTCCTAATTTTCTCTATGTACCTCAAGTTGTATGGCAAGTGAATTGAAAAACTCAGGGAGTTTAATAGAGCTTTCTGTTTTCCAGATCCCTTCAAGGCATTCGCATTATTCAGGCAGCTGTAGGGGCTGGCAGGACTATGTTGATCAGTGACACAGGGAAGGTGTATGCATTTGGCAAAGATTCATTTGGCGAAGCTGAGTATGGTGTCCAAGGAAATAAAGTAGTGACAACTCCTCAGCTGGTAGAATCTTTAAAAGACATCTTTGTTGTACAAGCTGCAATTGGGAATTTCTTCACTGCAGTATTATCAAGAGAAGGAAGGGTTTATACATTCTCTTGGGGAAATGAAACTAAACTTGGTCATCAAACTGAGCAAGCTGATCTGGAACCCCGTCCATTATTAGGTGCATTAGAGAATATTCCGGTGGTGCAAATTGCAGCAGGATATTGCTACCTTCTTGCTCTGGCTTGTCAACCTGGTGGCATGTAAGCTTCCTCTTCACCTTTTAGAACCTGTGTTTCATTAACTTGAGAATAAGTCACTTTCTGTACCAAATTACCTCTGATATATGCATGTTGATCACTCACTGTGCTAACCTAGCAAGCGAATTTTTTGAATGCTCTTACAAGAATATGAATGTTTTCTCATTTAGCATCATATCATGAGTAGCATATCAATAAATGAGTCTCCTAAGAGATTTCTTTGACATCTTCTTTTGGTAAACATTAGGTCTGTATATTCTGTTGGCTGTGGATTGGGTGGAAAGCTTGGTCATGGAACACGTACAGATGAAAAAGTCCCGAGGTTAATTGAACGATTTCAGACTTTGAGTATTCAACCTGCAGTTGTTGCAGCTGGGGCTTGGCATGCTGCTGTTGTTGGGAAAGATGGAAGGGTCTGCACATGGGGTTGGGGCCGTTATGGGTGCTTGGGTCATGGTAATGAAGATTGTGAATCAGCTCCTAAGGTAGTGGAAGCACTAAGCAACGTAAAGGCTGTTTATGTTGCTACAGGGGACTATACAACATTTGTGGTTTCTGATGATGGGAACGTTTATTCATTTGGTTGTGGAGAATCATCTAGTCTAGGACATAATACTGATGCAGTTGAAGCACAGGTTTGGCCTTATCATAATTTTGGTTTCTCATAGTATTGTTTTCTCATCCAGAATGATATGCTGGATATAGTTTTAGAACTCTATTTGCCTGCATACTTTATCCAGCTTACGTATTGCTTTCATCTGTTTTGTCGGATGCATAGGATTTGGATTGACTAGTATAGGAGAACATTTGAATATCATGTATAAACACAGAGTGGTCACCTGAACAATGATCCTGTCAGATATCAAGTGAAAATGCCAAAAAGTTGCCCTTTCTTTTTCCTATCCCACTTGAGTTGAGTTCTTCtaactttttcttttcaaaatgaccCTTCCTAACTTCAGGGCAACAGGCACTCAAATGTTTTATTCCCCGAGGTTGTAACATCATTGAAGCAGCTGAATGAAAGAGTGGTGCAGATAAGTCTCACTAATTCAATATACTGGAATGCCCACACATTTGCATTGACAGAATCTGGTAAGCTTTATGCATTTGGTGCGGGCGATAAAGGGCAGCTGGGTGTGGAGCTCAGTGCTAACCAAACCGAAAGGGCAATTCCGGAGCGGGTTGACATTGATCTCAGTTGAATATAGATTATTCATGCTCATTCACATATTTATGCATTACTAGTTTATCATTCTGATTAACCTCATCATGCATTTATGTGTCGTTTACATTTCTATCTGTAAATAGAAACAAATGATTGTGAAGAAGCATAGGTTCTTAGGATGATCTGCACAAGTTTTAACCTCTTTATGAATTTGTTGGCTCTCTTGGCCACAAGCAGTAAATAGTTGATACAATTTGTTgaggttgattttttttttacagcTTACAAGTACTCATTTCATTTTAATCTTTCAATTCTACGTTCTTCTGCTGGAGTGATAAACATAATTACTGAGTGGACCTTGGGCAGGTTTTGTGGGTTCAATTGAAATTGCTTTCGGCTCTATCTGTGCATACGCATGCAGAAAAAACTTAGAATGTATACATTCTAATATTTTAGAGCACACTCATTCTGAACTCACGGACTTTAGATCCCATGTTCGCCTCCAATACATACTATAAGAACTATGAATATGCTATAAAAGTGTAAACTTTTACTTCGAGACTTGAGGGGGTTGGATGCTAGAGGAAATTTGTGAATTTTATTTATTGGTTTAGTAAGAAGTTGATATAACCATTTGAAGTTACTATGCTCCTATTTCATTGAGGTTTTTGAAGtatatttgtgttttctttttgGATGTTTACTTGCTTTCTAATTGTTCCcctgtttgatttttttttccttgtgTGTGGGGTTCTCTATCGTTAGTGTAACTTGGACAATATTCAGTAGTATCAAAGAATAATTTATTGCATGCTTGCCACTTTAGACCAAGTTGTTTGCGAACtctaagcaaaaaaaaaaaacaaaaaaaagttgtTGTTTGCATACTTAATGTTGATTCATTTATTCCACGGAAAGGGCTCAAATATGCGGTCTAATTATTAGAAATGGTTCATCTATGTTATTCGTTATAAAtttggctcatttatgtcattgtCATCACAGAAAGATTCATTCATGTCATTGTTATTCGTTATAAAtttggctcatttatgtcattgtCATCACAGAAAGATTCATTCATGTCATTAGTTTGCAACGGttgttttgtaaaattatttttgcCACCTGACCTCTTATTATAAGTTCGAAGTTCAAGTCACCAAATCTAAAACAACCAATACtacttaaaatcaaaatttaaaatcagaTCCATTATTATTAAACTTGACACAATTGacagttttgatttttattttaatgagttttgacttttattttaatgagttcaatttttattttaacggTGTGAATCAAATTGGTCTATGggtccaatttttattttatttttgagtaatATTGATTAATTTGGATTTGGTGACGTGGATATCTATGAAGAGGTCATATGACAAACATGGTTTTACTAATTTACCGTTATAAAATAATGTCACGAATGAATCTTTCTATAACGGTAATGGTATAAATGAGTCAAACTTTTAAGTGTAGTGGCATAAATGAGTCAACTTATAACGAATGACATAGATAAGTCATTTCTTATAGTTTAATTACATATTTGAGTTTTCTCCCTTTATTCTATGATGTGGTTGTTTCTATAACATGAGGATCAATATCTTTCAATAGAGTGAGATATTAGTCGGCTAGATCTCTAAATGTAGCATTACGCTTGTGGAGTAAATGCATGATTTTAACTTGATGGGTTAGACTTTTAGTTCACAACACTAAATCTGTTCGCTTTTATAATTATGAGTTCATATTCAATGTTagttttcatataaaaaattatgttctGCATTGGAAAGCACTGCTGAAAATCATTGGATCCATCCTTGTATGCTTGAGGACCTTTAAGGGTGTGATTTAgtgataatgaaataaaatttatcaagaaaGAGTGGAAATCATAGTGTGAATCTCAACCGAGATAAAAGATGTAAGGCGATCTCTTTTGGTCTAAATTTTGTGGATAAAGTATCAGATATTTGTGTTGGTAGAAGATAGCAGGTATTTAGTGAAATAATCAACAGTTCATGCAAGCTAATCTAGACATCAttgtaatatataatataaaaaagtgTAGTGTACGAGTAAGGTGAAAGATTCACTCTAAACTAAGCTTATTGTATTTTACCACAAAGCTTCAGTCATAGCTGAGACTattggatatttcttaaatttcgtttcaatatcttttaatgatttatctttttcgtaagatgtattcattaatttatttggtttattattttatcctgtagtaattgcagagttacaaatttctgtataatagtttatcctaactgtactgtaatgtatatctaattctagattttcaatgttatttattatcttgtgttgttcttctcgtagtgagttttttaaattatataaactatcacatgaattaaaattagaagataaattgacagaaatagtaagaatagaaagagaaaatgaagaaatagataggaaaaaggaaatagaaaaaataaaataacaaactacagaagaaatacgaaaaatagaagaaactaaaaatagtaggattgctgaattagaaaaagaactacaaatgttaaaagatctgtatgaacaaagacaaaaggaaaaagaagagaaagatagagaacaaaaattactgaacgagataaatcaatttaaggaaaaattggaaataaaaaataaagaattagaaataaataatatagatgttgaagagacagataattatgattcagaagatagtgaaacatatacagaaatattaacaaatacaaaaaatttaaaaatcaatgaaaaacaaaaagaaattaatgaggaaaacttagaaagtacccacacagaaataaatactcttgataaaaaagaagatgaaaatataataatctatatgtattaacaacaaaacataaaataacagaaaaaaataagattaacaaaatacgaatagaaagcccattcgaacaaactgtaaaaacaatagattataatgattatagctatagagacatagatatagaagaaaatttagaaatagtaaatgatagaataagtacagcgaaaagaatagctgatgaaaaaacagaatcatcaagctcatcaaaaagaacaagttatgaaacaaattcaataagtaatttaaatcaataatacataacaggaaaaataaatgaaaaagaatatctaatacttttgaatacaggacaagaagaaaattatatagcaaaatatctagtaaaaaatgaagaaataaagactgataatgatatgtgcccagatctaccgagaagtttaataaatagtaaaaatatagcagaaaaagaaataataataggagttagaaaaataaaaatagaattcgaagtaaaggaagaaatgcaaaaagcagatataatattgggaataaaatggctagaacaagtaaaaccatataatatagaacatacacaattaaccttaacatataacaaagagaaattattcttaagaagagccttaacataaaatgaaaatatatgtattaatgaaaatagtagtagaaggatattacagtagatattatacgcctatgatagatacaggagcagaagctaatttatttagatataattgcttaccagaaagtaaatgggataaattaaaaacaccaataatagttaaaggatttaataatgaaggaagcttaattacttataaagctaggaatgtaaaaatacaagtatgggataagatattaacaatagaagaaatttataattatcaactaacatcaaaagatatacttttaggaatgttgttcttagataaattatacccacatataataactagaacagactggtggtttacaacaccatgtaaacagaaagtaagagcaaaaagagttaataataaaataagaaagcaaactaattggataaaaggaagtgaaaaaattacacaaaagttagaaaatataaaaaatactgaagatacaatagaactaatagtattttcgataaataaaacagaaataactatatttttaataaataaaatagaaataattaagaaaaaattagaacaattatacagtgaagatccattaaaaggatggaaaaaacataaaactactataaaaattgaattaatagataaaaatagcataataacccaaaaaccattaacatataattttgacgatttaaaagaatttaaaatgcatataaatgaattattagaaaaacaatatatacaaaaaagtaatagtaaacataatagtccagcatttatagtaaataaacatagtgaacaaaaaagaggaaaaagtatgatggttattgactacagaaatttaaatgcaaaaactataacatataattatccaataccaaataagatattaaaaataaggcaaatacaatgatataattattttagcaaattcgattgtaaatcaggattttatcatctaaagttagaagaagaatctaaagaattaaccgcatttacggtaccacaagaattttatgaatggaacgtattaccatttggatataaaaatgcaccaggtagatatcaacattttatggatagttattttaaacaattatctaattgtatagtatacatagatgatatattattatatgcaaaaaccaaagaagaacatttaaaattattagaacagtttacagatataatagaaaaatcaggaataagtctaagcgaaaagaaagctgaaattatgaaaaaccagatagaatttttaggaatacaaatagataaaagtggagtaaaaatgcaacaacatatagtacaaaaaataataaattcgaaagaagaattggatacaaaaaagaaattacaatcatttttaggattagtgaaccaagtaagagaatatattccaaaattagcagaaactttaaaaccactacagaaaaaattaaaaaaggatgtagaatataactataatgaagaagataaaaaacaagttcaaaaaataaaattactttgtaaagaattaccaaaattacaattttcagatgaaaatagaaaacttatatatatagtagaagcagatgctagtgaatatagttatggaggaatacttaaatatcgatatgaagcagaaaaaatagaacaccattgtagatactactcaggtacattcaatgagacagaaataaaatgggaaataaataggaaagaattatgttcattatataaatgtttgttagcatttgagccatatattgtgtataacaaatttattgtacgaacagataatacacaggtacgctggtggttaacaaagaaaatacaaaattcagttacaacaaaagagattcggagactagtcttgaatatattaaatttcacatttacaattgaagtgatcagtactaacaaaaatgttattgcagattacatatcaagacaaagctacacagactgaaatactagaagaagatactctagaaaaaatacttaacaccctaactacattttcaatgaaagtggacagcatgggtaatgagatagaaaagctaaagactaatgaagataaactgaagtctatagctacaaatcagctaactcagcagtgtgcagagctatgtcgatcggaagacattaaagtttcagagctagaaggagacgttgggacactccataaaacccataacatttatcaatctacttctgcaggtacaagcaaaggagttaatcgaccaagataccagaatatgaatatgaataaaatatttgaaaaaccatttacaccaaaaacacaaaaagaccacttattcatacccccacaagttaacacatactgagatagcctaaaccaagataaaaaagtttacaactacacagcccagaaatacataaaaaatatctacaaagtacaaacttttctaaaccataaccccagagctacaaacatcaaagaaccaaacaccaactatataacccaaaaactacaaggatataacaaactaattgcactacccaaaactaactcaagcctagtaaaa of the Capsicum annuum cultivar UCD-10X-F1 chromosome 11, UCD10Xv1.1, whole genome shotgun sequence genome contains:
- the LOC107847698 gene encoding ultraviolet-B receptor UVR8; translated protein: MDASTSGTSSVQYHNIAEQPIATIVTSPVSTFQRQVRHCFGNETPGEFPLSANPSIVLHVLTGCNLDPQDLSTLEATCSFFRQPANFAPDNELSLAELAALDMCRKRAIFKPMTLEQRQDLKERCGGSWKLVLRFLLAGEACSRREKSQAVAGPGHSVAVSSKGVVYSFGSNSSGQLGNGTIEEEWRPHPIRSLQGIRIIQAAVGAGRTMLISDTGKVYAFGKDSFGEAEYGVQGNKVVTTPQLVESLKDIFVVQAAIGNFFTAVLSREGRVYTFSWGNETKLGHQTEQADLEPRPLLGALENIPVVQIAAGYCYLLALACQPGGMSVYSVGCGLGGKLGHGTRTDEKVPRLIERFQTLSIQPAVVAAGAWHAAVVGKDGRVCTWGWGRYGCLGHGNEDCESAPKVVEALSNVKAVYVATGDYTTFVVSDDGNVYSFGCGESSSLGHNTDAVEAQGNRHSNVLFPEVVTSLKQLNERVVQISLTNSIYWNAHTFALTESGKLYAFGAGDKGQLGVELSANQTERAIPERVDIDLS